From Trichoplusia ni isolate ovarian cell line Hi5 chromosome 8, tn1, whole genome shotgun sequence, one genomic window encodes:
- the LOC113496826 gene encoding probable salivary secreted peptide: MRFVFLLFVLSCLLCVCVCYDMIIGDTVHRKMVFHQRVKDFAIPFKKRIKTLTYSDPEKRTIKGVAAIDNDFSHASANITDGGVGFSYVTVRMKSQRHHPLNFEVEIYV, encoded by the exons ATGCGTTTTGTATTCTTGTTATTTGTACTGTCGTGTCTgctgtgcgtgtgtgtgtgttacGACATGATCATCGGGGACACTGTTCATAGGAAGATGGTCTTCCATCAGAGGGTCAAAGACTTTGCGATACCATTTAAAAAGAGAATTAAGACTTTGACGTATAGTGATCCAGAAAAAAGGACTATTAAg GGTGTTGCCGCAATAGACAACGACTTTTCCCACGCCAGTGCCAACATAACTGACGGTGGAGTCGGTTTCTCCTACGTCACAGTCAGAATGAAGAGTCAGAGGCATCATCCCTTGAACTTCGAAGTGGAAATATACGTCTAG